The following proteins come from a genomic window of Tepidiforma thermophila:
- a CDS encoding Calx-beta domain-containing protein, translated as MTARLHPIGRRRRWAALAMAALAAVAFVLAAGPATRQAGAQSATPTTFRFETPWSNVMEDGGTHCIKIIREGDTSTAQTVTVQGPSGAADFYAPPYSLTVTFAPGQTVGTVDWPGAAGSCLAVANNTAADPSPIRSYGLELYAPANARVPQTGRYHTVSVIDDDATTPAYAFGAYGYYVRERTDTTFKVPVLRAGPADTAVDVTCTGNSSSAYATPGADYTPSTVTASFLADSRLATCEFELTNDPEEEQTERAQISVSVVGGPWIGLVEVSVLDDDNRGAFMFSQASGRFDEYNAEVGVRVFRTGGSAGEASVKCRLTALGTATHHEDFEFAEQTLTWSDGDEEAKECRVTLVFDRAPEGEETIILELAEASGAPIASPSTFTLILIDPEDWMVTTFSVSPAEVREGVQNHQIYVSISRQPLEAVSVTCRLKPDTGTASPGVDFTFEQKTLTWIPSEWPTTKSCSFTIVDDEEVEDSETFVVELVDPQGMSIISPTNGEATVTIRDNDVPGEFSVSGTGVSEAAGTGSVFVYRSGNAGPVSVTCRVKSGAGTATPTDDFTLAEQTLTWNTGESSSKSCSFSVVDDALVEGTETFVVELVNPTGGATVSTSNGEATVTIYDNDVPGEFSVGGATVTEGEGTRSVYVYRSGNTGSVSVTCRVKSGAGTATPGSDFTLAEQVLSWTSGESGSKPCSFLVIDDTVLNEPDETFVVELVNPTGGARVSTSNAEATVTIRDNDVPGSLSFDWGSAQEGRNTTRVAVYRRDGAVGAVTVQCRVATPGGTATPGSDYTFPDPPPTLSWADGDVSEKYCEFTVIDDDEREPNETVILELFNPTGGAVLGTRSTVTVTIEDNDHLPVVTSVTPNAGPITGGTPITIRGRNFGPGTVRVTLLGEECTNLVRVNDGELTCTTPARLGGPAAPYGPVSVQVRVQPSEYNYLYSDTSGTDDDFLYYGPGPAVTSLTPPSTTCNGQHWFVLRGTRIARYPYDSATALTVRVGTTQATFEPLALSWGEGSLLVLAPSLPAGTYRVTVTTIEGTSPDVAADDLVCAAASTPPPASSTPAPITAAPSVSGIVPSSGICDGNLQVAILGSAFTSGATVTFGGAAATVTYINANTLVIRPAARAPGQVDIRVTTANGTSPNTPADDFTCLAPPSPPPSGGTGGTGTGGTGTGGTGTGGTGGTGGTGTGGTGTGGTGGTGGTGTGGTGTGGTGTGDTGTGGTGSSTVTPGPATYTLYTTYTLIAWAGPDNASIAALLAANPTIRARISAIWTFDPAAQRWRGYFPGAENVPGANDFTTLRTGVSYFIAIRPGPSPVSWLVNP; from the coding sequence ATGACTGCTCGACTCCACCCCATCGGACGACGGCGGCGGTGGGCCGCGCTGGCGATGGCGGCCCTCGCTGCGGTGGCATTCGTGCTGGCTGCCGGGCCTGCGACCCGCCAGGCCGGTGCCCAGTCCGCCACGCCGACTACCTTCCGTTTCGAAACCCCCTGGTCCAACGTCATGGAAGACGGGGGCACGCACTGCATCAAAATCATCCGCGAGGGCGATACCTCCACAGCTCAGACAGTCACGGTTCAGGGACCGTCGGGCGCGGCCGATTTCTACGCTCCGCCCTACTCGCTCACGGTCACCTTCGCGCCCGGCCAAACCGTGGGCACCGTCGACTGGCCCGGCGCGGCGGGTTCCTGCCTCGCCGTGGCGAATAACACTGCTGCCGATCCGTCGCCCATCCGCAGCTACGGGCTGGAGCTGTACGCGCCTGCGAACGCGCGCGTCCCGCAGACCGGCCGGTACCACACGGTCTCCGTCATCGATGACGACGCGACGACTCCCGCGTACGCCTTCGGCGCGTACGGCTACTACGTGCGCGAGAGGACGGATACCACCTTCAAGGTCCCAGTCCTCCGCGCGGGCCCGGCGGACACCGCGGTGGACGTCACCTGCACCGGCAATAGCTCCTCAGCGTATGCCACGCCCGGCGCTGACTACACCCCATCGACGGTCACGGCGTCGTTCCTTGCCGATAGCCGCCTCGCTACCTGCGAGTTCGAGCTCACGAATGACCCCGAGGAGGAGCAGACGGAGAGGGCGCAAATCTCGGTGAGTGTCGTTGGAGGCCCATGGATTGGGTTGGTGGAAGTTTCCGTGCTCGACGACGACAACCGCGGCGCATTCATGTTTTCTCAAGCTAGCGGTCGATTCGACGAGTACAACGCCGAAGTGGGGGTCAGGGTGTTTCGGACCGGCGGGAGCGCTGGTGAGGCGTCGGTCAAGTGTCGCCTCACGGCACTCGGTACCGCGACCCATCACGAGGACTTCGAATTCGCAGAGCAAACGCTGACCTGGTCCGATGGCGATGAAGAGGCTAAGGAGTGCCGGGTCACGCTGGTCTTTGACCGGGCTCCTGAAGGCGAAGAGACCATCATACTGGAGCTCGCTGAAGCGTCCGGCGCGCCTATTGCAAGCCCTTCAACGTTCACGCTGATCTTGATTGACCCGGAAGACTGGATGGTCACGACCTTCTCTGTATCGCCCGCAGAGGTGCGAGAAGGGGTGCAAAATCACCAGATTTACGTTTCGATTTCGAGGCAGCCACTTGAAGCGGTTAGTGTCACCTGCAGGTTAAAGCCTGACACTGGGACAGCTTCTCCTGGAGTAGACTTTACGTTTGAGCAAAAAACGCTCACATGGATACCGTCAGAATGGCCGACCACTAAATCCTGCTCATTCACAATCGTTGATGATGAGGAGGTCGAAGACAGCGAAACGTTTGTCGTCGAACTCGTGGATCCCCAGGGCATGTCAATCATCAGCCCGACGAACGGTGAGGCCACTGTCACAATCCGCGACAACGACGTCCCGGGCGAGTTCTCCGTCTCCGGGACTGGCGTGTCCGAGGCTGCCGGTACGGGCTCGGTGTTCGTCTACCGCTCGGGCAATGCTGGTCCGGTGAGCGTCACCTGCCGGGTGAAGAGCGGCGCCGGCACCGCCACGCCGACTGATGACTTCACCCTCGCGGAGCAGACCCTCACCTGGAACACGGGGGAGAGCAGCTCGAAATCCTGCTCGTTCTCCGTCGTCGATGACGCGCTTGTGGAGGGGACCGAGACGTTCGTCGTCGAGCTTGTCAACCCAACCGGTGGCGCGACGGTGAGCACCTCGAACGGTGAAGCCACCGTCACCATCTACGACAACGACGTCCCGGGCGAGTTCTCCGTAGGCGGGGCGACCGTAACTGAGGGCGAGGGTACGCGCTCCGTATATGTGTATCGCTCAGGCAACACCGGCTCAGTCAGCGTGACCTGCCGGGTGAAGAGCGGCGCCGGCACAGCCACCCCAGGGTCGGACTTCACCCTCGCAGAGCAGGTGCTGAGCTGGACCAGCGGTGAGTCCGGTTCGAAACCTTGCTCGTTTCTCGTCATCGACGACACGGTTCTGAACGAGCCGGATGAGACCTTTGTTGTTGAGCTCGTAAACCCGACCGGCGGGGCCAGGGTGAGCACCTCGAACGCTGAGGCCACCGTCACCATCCGCGACAACGACGTCCCGGGTTCGCTGTCCTTCGACTGGGGCTCCGCGCAGGAGGGTAGGAACACTACCCGGGTGGCCGTCTACCGCCGCGACGGCGCCGTGGGCGCGGTAACGGTCCAGTGCCGGGTGGCCACCCCCGGCGGCACCGCCACGCCAGGGTCCGACTACACGTTCCCTGACCCGCCGCCGACCCTCAGCTGGGCAGATGGCGACGTCTCGGAGAAGTACTGCGAGTTCACCGTCATCGACGATGATGAGCGGGAGCCCAACGAAACGGTTATTCTCGAACTCTTCAACCCCACCGGCGGCGCTGTCCTCGGCACCCGGTCAACCGTGACGGTCACCATCGAAGACAACGACCATCTGCCCGTTGTCACCTCCGTCACCCCCAACGCCGGCCCCATCACGGGCGGCACCCCCATCACCATCCGCGGCCGCAACTTCGGCCCGGGCACCGTCCGCGTTACCCTCCTGGGCGAGGAGTGCACGAACCTCGTCCGGGTGAACGACGGGGAACTGACCTGCACTACCCCTGCCCGGCTGGGCGGCCCGGCAGCCCCCTACGGACCCGTCAGCGTGCAGGTCAGGGTGCAGCCGTCCGAGTACAACTACCTTTACAGCGACACCTCAGGCACCGACGACGACTTCCTCTACTACGGCCCCGGCCCGGCGGTCACCTCGCTGACCCCGCCCTCCACCACCTGCAACGGCCAGCACTGGTTCGTCCTCCGCGGCACCCGCATCGCCCGCTATCCCTACGATTCCGCCACCGCCCTCACCGTCAGGGTAGGGACAACCCAGGCGACCTTCGAGCCGCTCGCGCTCTCCTGGGGCGAAGGCTCCCTCCTCGTCCTCGCGCCATCGCTCCCGGCAGGCACCTACCGTGTCACCGTCACTACCATCGAAGGCACCTCCCCCGATGTCGCCGCCGATGACCTGGTCTGCGCGGCCGCGAGCACGCCGCCGCCGGCCAGCTCAACCCCGGCGCCCATCACCGCCGCGCCATCGGTCTCCGGTATCGTGCCCAGCTCCGGCATCTGCGACGGCAACCTGCAGGTAGCCATCCTCGGCAGCGCCTTCACCTCGGGCGCCACGGTCACCTTTGGCGGCGCCGCCGCGACCGTCACCTACATCAACGCTAACACGCTCGTCATCCGGCCGGCCGCCCGCGCGCCCGGCCAGGTCGACATCCGCGTGACCACCGCCAACGGCACCAGCCCGAACACCCCGGCCGACGACTTTACCTGCCTCGCGCCGCCCTCGCCTCCGCCCTCCGGCGGCACCGGCGGGACTGGTACGGGCGGCACCGGTACGGGCGGCACGGGCACGGGGGGCACCGGCGGAACGGGCGGTACCGGTACAGGCGGCACTGGCACGGGGGGCACCGGCGGAACGGGCGGTACCGGTACGGGCGGCACTGGCACCGGCGGGACCGGCACTGGCGATACTGGCACCGGCGGCACCGGTTCGTCGACCGTCACGCCCGGGCCCGCGACCTACACCCTCTACACCACCTACACCCTTATCGCCTGGGCCGGCCCCGATAACGCCTCGATCGCCGCCCTGCTCGCGGCCAATCCCACGATCCGTGCCCGCATCAGCGCCATCTGGACGTTCGACCCGGCAGCCCAGCGCTGGCGCGGCTACTTCCCCGGCGCCGAGAACGTGCCCGGCGCCAACGACTTCACCACCCTCCGCACGGGGGTCAGCTACTTCATCGCCATCCGCCCCGGCCCGAGCCCGGTCAGCTGGCTCGTGAACCCGTAG
- a CDS encoding class I SAM-dependent methyltransferase — protein MAQQGSAVQADSQAGAQGAPARRRIVIDLGCGRRKKPGAIGLDIARVPGVDVIADVTRPLPLKDSSVDEVYASHLIEHVDDLMAFMGEVWRVCRPGALVYFRFPHGSTPFLTWKDPTHRRGVYLAMFEYFDPTTLDGQVWGYYHPAKFKIERRRLHFNLNFDTVRPGRVRAVVGWVLDRLANRSERWLYVCERWWGNWVGMEEAEIWLRALKPGG, from the coding sequence GTGGCACAGCAGGGTTCGGCGGTGCAGGCGGATTCGCAGGCAGGGGCGCAGGGCGCGCCGGCGCGACGCCGTATCGTCATCGACCTCGGCTGCGGGCGGCGGAAGAAGCCGGGGGCCATTGGGCTGGATATCGCGCGGGTGCCGGGCGTCGATGTGATCGCCGATGTGACGCGTCCGCTGCCGCTGAAGGACAGCTCGGTCGATGAGGTGTACGCCTCGCACCTGATTGAGCACGTGGACGATCTGATGGCGTTCATGGGGGAGGTGTGGCGGGTGTGCAGGCCGGGGGCGCTGGTGTACTTCCGCTTTCCACACGGTTCGACGCCGTTTCTGACGTGGAAGGACCCGACGCACCGGCGGGGGGTGTACCTGGCGATGTTCGAGTACTTCGACCCGACGACGCTGGACGGGCAGGTGTGGGGGTACTACCACCCGGCGAAGTTCAAGATTGAGCGGCGGCGGCTGCACTTCAATTTGAATTTCGATACGGTGCGCCCGGGGCGGGTGCGCGCGGTGGTGGGGTGGGTGCTGGACCGGCTGGCGAACCGGAGCGAGCGGTGGCTGTACGTGTGCGAGCGGTGGTGGGGGAACTGGGTGGGGATGGAGGAGGCGGAGATCTGGCTGCGGGCGCTGAAGCCGGGGGGCTGA
- a CDS encoding HNH endonuclease: protein MRPGDIVTHQEMCAAEGVGMLQRGMYFREPPNHGVILMSLRPNAPYADAVEPDGTIWYEGHDAPRSAKTPDPKRLDQPRTSSAGTLTQNGRFAEAVERFRQGKAPPARFHVYENLRKGIWVFRGAYLLTDYRFEWSAREGRNVFRFRLEPALETSEASWMPESSANLEAERRIPGWVQAEVYKRDRGRCVKCGATNDLHFDHILPYSKGGSSRDPNNIQLLCGRHNLEKGAGFGE from the coding sequence ATGCGCCCGGGGGATATCGTCACGCACCAGGAGATGTGCGCGGCGGAGGGAGTGGGGATGCTGCAGCGGGGCATGTACTTCCGCGAGCCCCCAAACCACGGCGTCATCTTGATGTCCCTTCGGCCGAACGCGCCTTATGCCGATGCCGTCGAACCCGACGGGACCATCTGGTACGAGGGCCACGACGCGCCGCGCTCGGCGAAGACACCGGACCCAAAGCGGCTTGACCAGCCGAGGACTTCGTCCGCCGGCACCCTGACACAGAACGGGCGGTTCGCGGAGGCGGTCGAGCGGTTTCGCCAAGGCAAAGCTCCGCCGGCCCGGTTCCATGTCTACGAGAACCTGCGCAAGGGAATCTGGGTCTTTCGGGGCGCCTACCTTTTGACCGACTACCGTTTCGAGTGGTCAGCACGCGAGGGACGGAACGTCTTCCGTTTCCGGCTGGAGCCGGCCCTGGAAACGAGCGAGGCGTCGTGGATGCCGGAATCGAGCGCGAACCTGGAGGCAGAGCGGCGCATCCCTGGGTGGGTTCAGGCGGAGGTGTACAAACGCGACCGCGGGCGGTGCGTGAAGTGCGGTGCGACGAACGACCTGCACTTCGACCACATCCTTCCGTACTCGAAGGGCGGTTCGAGCCGCGACCCGAACAACATCCAACTCCTCTGCGGGCGGCATAACCTGGAGAAGGGCGCGGGCTTCGGCGAGTAG
- a CDS encoding acyl-CoA dehydrogenase family protein has product MRFRYDPEIEAFREEVRQFIREHLPPEEERLRRGFEGGFRSPEEEKAYVMGFQRKLAERGWLAMAWPKEYGGGGASHMKQLVYNEEMAYAQAPVGNMGIAWVGPSLMLYGTEEQKRTFIPRIAQAQDWWCTLYSEPGAGSDLAALQTRAVRDGDDYVINGQKIWTSGGHLADWGWLAARTDPDAPKHKGITMFMVNMKSPGITVRPLINMANRHGFNEVFFEDVRVPATQVVGEVNRGWYHMAVALDFERSGIQAFAGGRRSVERLVALAKERPELVRRRPSIRHELADRAVEVNVGTFLAYRVATMQARGLVPNTEASASKLFGSEMSQRIALTGMHLLGMAGQLRDGSPYMVIDQATGYLQAVSATIAAGTSEIQRGIIATRGLGLPRG; this is encoded by the coding sequence ATGCGGTTCCGGTATGACCCTGAGATTGAGGCGTTCCGCGAGGAGGTTCGCCAGTTCATCCGTGAGCACCTGCCGCCGGAGGAGGAGCGGCTCCGCCGCGGCTTCGAGGGCGGGTTCCGTTCGCCCGAGGAGGAGAAGGCGTACGTCATGGGCTTCCAGCGGAAGCTCGCCGAGCGGGGCTGGCTGGCGATGGCCTGGCCGAAGGAGTACGGCGGGGGCGGCGCTTCGCACATGAAGCAGCTCGTCTACAACGAGGAGATGGCCTACGCGCAGGCCCCGGTCGGCAATATGGGCATCGCCTGGGTGGGCCCGAGCCTGATGCTCTACGGGACGGAGGAGCAGAAGCGCACGTTCATCCCCCGGATCGCGCAGGCGCAGGACTGGTGGTGCACGCTCTACAGCGAGCCGGGCGCCGGTTCGGACCTGGCGGCGCTGCAGACGCGGGCGGTGCGCGACGGCGACGATTATGTCATTAACGGCCAGAAGATCTGGACCTCGGGCGGGCACCTGGCGGACTGGGGGTGGCTGGCGGCGCGGACGGACCCGGATGCGCCGAAGCACAAGGGGATCACGATGTTCATGGTGAACATGAAGAGCCCGGGGATTACGGTGCGTCCGCTGATCAATATGGCGAACCGGCACGGCTTCAACGAGGTGTTCTTCGAGGATGTGCGGGTGCCGGCGACGCAGGTGGTGGGGGAGGTGAACCGGGGCTGGTATCACATGGCGGTGGCGCTGGATTTCGAACGCTCCGGCATCCAGGCGTTCGCGGGCGGCCGGCGCTCGGTGGAGCGGCTGGTGGCGCTGGCGAAGGAGCGACCGGAGCTGGTCCGGCGGCGGCCGAGCATCCGGCACGAGCTGGCGGACCGCGCGGTGGAGGTGAACGTGGGGACGTTCCTGGCGTACCGGGTAGCGACGATGCAGGCGCGCGGGCTGGTGCCGAATACGGAGGCCTCGGCTTCGAAGCTGTTCGGGAGCGAAATGAGCCAGCGGATTGCGCTGACGGGGATGCACCTGCTGGGAATGGCGGGTCAGCTGCGTGACGGGAGCCCGTACATGGTGATTGACCAGGCGACGGGCTATCTGCAGGCGGTGAGCGCGACGATTGCGGCGGGGACGAGCGAGATCCAGCGCGGGATTATCGCGACCCGCGGGCTCGGGCTGCCGCGCGGGTAG
- a CDS encoding HAD family hydrolase, with the protein MRYRLLAIDLDGTLLNGAGGLSPRTTEALRRAAAAGLVVAPATARWYQAAVRPFAAAGLEAAAIASAGADVRAPGGQTVAQAPLPEEFARFIAALCDRAGWPATVALPEFAYRRANELPPWAANAPEWLRPVTSLRDADLRGALAVLAEPGAEDPHLAELRSWRDRVELFDALAFTGEGMVSVTAKGIDKGAGLRALCAALGIDPAEAVAIGDSEVDVPMFEAAGLAVAVATGTPAARAAAQEVIPGPEEEGVAQFIEELLRRE; encoded by the coding sequence ATGCGGTATCGGCTGCTGGCGATCGACCTCGACGGCACGCTGCTGAACGGGGCGGGCGGGCTGTCACCTCGGACGACGGAGGCGCTGCGCCGGGCTGCGGCGGCGGGGCTGGTGGTGGCGCCGGCGACGGCGCGCTGGTACCAGGCGGCGGTTCGGCCGTTTGCGGCGGCCGGGCTGGAGGCCGCCGCGATCGCCTCGGCGGGGGCCGATGTGCGGGCGCCGGGCGGGCAGACGGTCGCGCAGGCGCCGCTGCCGGAGGAGTTCGCGCGGTTCATTGCGGCGCTGTGCGACCGGGCGGGATGGCCGGCGACGGTGGCGCTGCCGGAGTTCGCCTACCGGCGGGCGAACGAGCTGCCGCCGTGGGCGGCGAACGCGCCGGAGTGGCTGCGGCCGGTGACGTCGCTGCGGGATGCGGACCTGCGGGGGGCGCTGGCGGTGCTGGCCGAGCCTGGGGCCGAGGACCCGCACCTTGCGGAGCTGCGCAGCTGGCGCGACCGGGTGGAGCTGTTCGATGCGCTGGCGTTTACGGGCGAGGGGATGGTGAGCGTCACGGCGAAGGGCATCGACAAGGGGGCCGGGCTGCGGGCGCTCTGCGCGGCGCTGGGGATCGACCCGGCGGAGGCGGTCGCCATCGGGGATTCGGAGGTGGATGTGCCGATGTTCGAGGCGGCGGGGCTGGCGGTTGCGGTGGCGACGGGCACGCCGGCGGCGAGGGCGGCGGCGCAGGAGGTGATCCCCGGGCCGGAGGAGGAGGGGGTGGCGCAGTTCATCGAGGAGCTGCTGCGGCGCGAGTGA
- a CDS encoding CZB domain-containing protein, with the protein MPVSTDVITKAIAAHGQWKQRLRDAAATGKSDFRPEVVKTDNACDLGKWIYNEAKAQMPGHPGVEEVRKLHAEFHQEAAKILTLALLGKRAEAEAAMAMGTPYSKISTALVNALKKLQAA; encoded by the coding sequence ATGCCCGTCAGCACCGATGTCATCACCAAAGCCATCGCCGCCCACGGCCAGTGGAAGCAGCGCCTGCGCGACGCCGCCGCCACCGGCAAGAGCGACTTCCGCCCCGAGGTCGTGAAGACCGATAACGCCTGCGACCTCGGCAAGTGGATTTACAACGAGGCGAAGGCCCAGATGCCCGGCCACCCCGGCGTCGAAGAGGTTCGGAAGCTCCACGCCGAGTTCCACCAGGAGGCTGCGAAAATCCTCACCCTCGCCCTCCTCGGCAAGCGCGCCGAAGCCGAAGCCGCCATGGCCATGGGCACGCCCTACAGCAAGATCTCAACGGCGCTCGTCAACGCCCTGAAGAAGCTCCAGGCTGCCTGA
- a CDS encoding YeeE/YedE family protein encodes MPLILHDLAPLHWAVAGAGIALVTLALLAVASHRLGVSTGFENVCGLVVKAPYFGREAIRGSNGWRLPLLGGLVLGGFVSAVLGGGWEPTWALGMFDTEIGWGPAGKVAWMFVGGVLIGFGTRLAGGCTSGHGIFGLSNLELPSLVSTVSFMAAGAVTTNFIYRVLV; translated from the coding sequence ATGCCGCTGATACTGCATGACCTTGCGCCGCTGCACTGGGCGGTTGCCGGCGCCGGGATTGCGCTGGTGACGCTGGCCCTGCTGGCGGTGGCGAGCCACCGGCTCGGGGTTTCGACGGGGTTCGAGAACGTGTGCGGGCTGGTGGTGAAGGCGCCGTATTTCGGGCGGGAGGCCATTCGGGGTTCGAACGGGTGGCGGCTGCCGCTGCTGGGCGGGCTGGTGCTTGGCGGGTTTGTTTCGGCAGTGCTCGGCGGGGGCTGGGAACCGACGTGGGCGCTGGGGATGTTCGATACGGAGATCGGCTGGGGGCCGGCCGGCAAGGTGGCCTGGATGTTCGTCGGCGGGGTGCTGATCGGCTTCGGCACGCGGCTGGCCGGGGGCTGCACGAGCGGACACGGGATTTTCGGGCTTTCGAACCTGGAGCTGCCGAGCCTCGTGTCGACCGTGAGCTTCATGGCTGCCGGGGCCGTCACGACGAATTTCATCTACCGCGTGCTGGTGTAA